Genomic segment of Mycoplasmopsis edwardii:
GAAGATAGTATTTGTATTGCTGCAAAATACTACATCAAACCTGAACACTTTAAGTTCTACCACCAAGAGTTCTCATTGTTATAATTTTAAAAATCCAACACTTTGATGTTGGATTTTTACTTTTTTATTTAAATATTCATTCCAAGATTTTCTTACTTTTTTTACTTTCTTTACCATATACAAGTGGATTTGGTTTCATAAATGAAGGTGATTTAAAGTAACTTTTTTGGTTACTAAATGCTTTAAAACCATCAAACCCATGGTATCTGCCAAGACCTGAAGTCCGAACTCCCCCAAATGGCAAATTATAATTTGATAAGAATGAAATTGTATCATTTATAATAACGCTTCCTGACTTAAATGAGTTTTGAATTTCAAGGTTTTTCTTACTTTTAGTGAATATATATAGTGCTAAAGGATTTTGATAATCTTGTAAAATAGTCTTCAATTCCTCACTATTTTTAAACTTAATTACCGGCAAAAATGAACCAAATATTTCTTCTTTCATAATTTGTTCATTTAAATTTGTTTCAAAAACAATAGGACTAATTTCTAATTTCTCTTTATTGTAATTTAATTTATCAAGAAGGTTTGTGGGAAGAATATTAAGTAATCTTTCAAAATGCTTTTGTGAAATAATTTTACTATTTGAAGATGTGGAATGTAATACCTCAAATTCTTTTTTTAGTTCTTTTTGTAAATCATCTGCTACATTTTCGTGTACCAAAATAAAATCGTGAGTTACACATGTTTGACCAGAATTAACATACTTTCCAAAAGCAATCATCTTAGCGGCATTTTTGATATTAGCATCATCAAAAACAATTGTAGGAGACTTTCCACCTAACTCTAGAACACAAGGGATAAGATTTTCTGATGCTCTTTTTGCAATAATTTTTCCAACATGGGTAGAACCTGTAAAAAAAATAAAATCAAATTTAAGGTTGTTAAAAGTTTCAAATTCAAGTTGATTATTATTTGAACAATAAATTAAACTTTCTTCAAAGTTGCTATTAATAAGTTTCATAATTAAATCAGAAGTATTAACTGAATATTCAGAAACTTTTAACATAACTCTATTACCAGCCGCAATTGCAGCAATTAAAGGGTCAAAAGTTAACATGATCGGATAATTTCATGGCGAGTAAATACCAACCACTCCATGAGCTTCATACTTAATATAACTTTTTGACGGTTTTAAAAATCATGGTGTTTTTACTTTTGATTTCTTAGTTCATTTTGAAATGTTTTTAATAGTGTGTTTTAATGAAGAAAAAACTAAGGCAAGTTCTGAGTAAAAAGCCTGATTTTTACTTTTACCTAAATCTATAAAAAGTGCATTTTCTATTTCGTTTTGATTATCAATTAAAATCTTTTTTAATTTAAGTAAAATTTCGATTCTTTGCGACACTGAAATTTCACCATTTTTAAGGTAATCATTTTTTTGAATTTTGAACACTTGTAAATTTTTAGAATTATTCATATTTAAATAATACAAAATTTATCTTAATTTTTTACTAAAAAAACTGCATCAATGCTATTGATCTATCAAGTTAATTGTACTATTTACTATGTTGAAAGTCATAATATTTTATAATTTTTACACTATGAATTTAACTAGAAAAACATCAGATTTTTTTAAAGATTTTGATGCAAAATTCGCATATAAAAATAGCAATTTTGGAGCATCATTTTTAGGTAAAAAAATCAATATAAAATTATGACAACCTTTAGCTAAAAAAGTTGAGGTTCTTATCTTCAAAAAACATAGCGATTCAAAACCATTTTCAATGTTTGAAATGAAAAAAGAAAAAGTTATTAATGAAAATAAAAATGAAACTTTTATTTGAACTCTTGAATTAAAAGCAAGTGAATTTAGAAATATGTTTTATCAATATGCTATTACTCAAGAAGATGGAACTAAGACTATTGCTCTTGACCCTTTTGCTAAATCAATGGCTCCATTTAATTGAGAAGGCGAAGAAGATAGAGTAGGTAAAGGTGCTTTTATTGACTTTAGCTCAACAAAAGTAGGAAAAAAACCAAGAGATCTTAAAACAAAATGAAATAACTCTGTTGATGCTAACATTTACGAAATGCATGTTAGAGATTTCACAAGTTTACTAAAAGACACTTCATTCCACAAAAAGAAAGCATCATTTAAAAATTTAATTGATGCAGGTATCTTTAAATACCTTAAAAAACTTAATATTACACACTTACAACTTTTACCAATTCATTCAGCTTATACTGTAAATGACCTTAATAAGAAAATTTACAAAAAAAGTCAGGGTACAGGTTGAACAACAAACTATAACTGAGGATATGATCCACACAATTACTTTACAATTAATGGATTATATTCATCAAAACCAAGTGATCCATATTCAAGAATCAAGGATTTAAAAGAGTTTGTTGATGAAGCACATAAAAACGGCATTGGAATTATCTTAGATGTTGTATATAACCACATGATGACAAACTCAACTTATGAGAATGTTTTACCAGGGTACTACTATAGAGATAATGCTAAAGTTAAACCAGTTATCTACGCACCTCTTGCTGATGAAAGAGATATGACTAAGAAAATCATTATTGATTCTTTAAAATACTTTGTTGAGGAATTTAATGTTGATGGATTTAGATTTGACCTTTCTTGCTTCCACCATAAAGAAACACTTGATGAAGTTGCTAGCACATTAAGAGCAATTAAACCGAATGTTATTTTACATGGTGAAGCTTGACCATTTAGTGACTTAGAGTTTACTAAATCATATATTAAAGGTGCTAGAGGTAATGATATTAAATTTGGTTACTTTAACGACACATTACGTGATGCAATTAAGGGTTCAGAGCACGAAGGATATCACAAAGGTTTAATTCACGCATACTCAGAAGAAAACTTCAAAAAGTATGTAACTTCAGTAGTTGCTGGTTTAAAAGATTTTGATTTTAAAGACACACCACACTCAGCGCTTCCTTATGATTTATATAATAATGATGTAAAAGTTAACTTAAGTTATGCTGCTTGTCATGATGGTATGACTTTATGAGACAAAGTAAATATTTTTGCAGATAATAAATCATTTATGCAAAGAATTGAAATGTATCGTCAAGCTTTAATGATGACTATCTTAACTCAAGGTAGACAATTCATTTTGGCTGGAACTGAATTATTACAGTCAAAACCATGTGATATGAGTGGAGAAGAAGGATACAAATGTCAAGTTAGCCCATTTGATGACTTTAATGAAAAACCTGACAATAATGCTTATTCACCAAACTCATATAAAACAACAGATTATACAAATGGTATTAAGTGAGATCACTTAGATAAAAAAGAAGTTCAAAATTATGTATTTGATTTCTTAAGTGATTTAAATAAATTCAGACAAGAAACAGAATACTTAAGACTTGATACAAACGAAAAAGTATTCTCAAGAGTTAAATTCTTATTTAGTGACATTAAAAGCGGAATTTTAATTTATTCAATCGCTAATGAAGCAAACGATAAAGAATTATTAGCATTACACAACTTTGGAAACCAAAATTTTAAAACAGATAATTATCAAGGTAACTTATTATTTGATTCAAAAATCAAATCAATTAAAAATGTATTACAAGCAAATTCAACACAAATGATAGAAAGAGAAAAATAATATGAAAACAGTTAAATTAGAAGATAAAGTGTTTTACCAAATTTTCCCTCGTTCATTTTATGACTCAAATAACGATGGTGATGGTGATTTAAAAGGAATTACAAAAAAATTAGGGTACCTTAAAAAATTAGGGATTAATGGTATTTGATTAACACCAACTTATTCAACAAACTTTGTTGATGCTGGATATGATGTTTTAGATTATAAATCAGTTTGAGAACAATTTGGAACATTAGAAGATTTCAAAGAAATGTCAGCTAAAGCTAAAAAACTTGGAATTGACATTATTATGGATATTGTTTTAAACCACGTTTCAAATGAACATGATTGATTTAAAAAAGCAACAGAATCAAGAAACAATAAAGAACACAACTACTTCATTTGAAGAGATCAATTAACAGAAGAAGAGAAAAAAGCACAAAGTATTTTTGGTGGATCGGCTTGAGAATTCGTTCCAAGTGTTAATAGATACTACTTTCACTTATTCTCAAAAGAACAAGTCGACTTAAACTGAGAGCATCCAGATACAATTGCTGCTATGGTTGATGTTATTAACTTTTGATATGACCTTGGTGTTAGAGGATTCAGACTTGATGCAATTAAACACGTTGCCAAAACATTTGATGAAGTTGATAAAAACCCATACTTTGCATGAAATAAAGGTGCAGTTGAATTCTTAAAAAAATTCAATGAACTTGCATTTAGTGATAAACCAGATGCTTATACATTAGGTGAAGCTAGTGGAATTACAGCAGACGAATTATTAAAATATGGTTCAGGTGAAAGTAAAGTTTCTCAAAACTACTTTAACTTTGCTTGATGATGAATTGGTTGAGGAAAACAAACAGGCAGAAATGGTTATGACGCAAACTGAAACTACAAAGAATTTGCTTACCAACAAAAACCATTCCAAGAAAACGAAGCTATTAAACCATACATGTTCACAAACTTCTTATCAAACCACGATACTTCAAGAAGTATTTCAAGATGAGGAGATGAAGGTTTATTTAGAGAAGAAGCAGCTAAAACACATGCTTTAATGTTATTGATTCTTAAAGGTATTCCTTGTTTATACTATGGTGAAGAAATCGGTATGTTAAACATCAAATTTAATGATCGTAGCGAATTCCGTGATGTTGATATCAAAAATGGTTTCCAAGGACTTGTAGATGATAATCCAGTTTATAGTGAAGATGAGTTCATTAAATACTTAAACATTAACTCAAGAGACGCTGGACGTGGATTAATGCAATGAACAAAAGGTAAAAATGGAGGATTTAACAAAAACAGAACTCCATGAATTAAAAATGGTAGAAATAAAGAAGAAATTAATGTTTATGCAGCTTTAAAAGATAAAGAAAGTATTTTCTACTTCTACAAAAACTTAATCGAACTTAGAAAAAATAAATTTAGAGACGTCCTAGTTGAAGGGACATCAAAAATTGATGTAGATAACAATGGTGTTATTATAATTGAAAGACAATATGGAGATGACCACCTAGTTGCCTACATTAATGCAACAAACAAAGAAATAAACTTACAAAAAGGAAATGGTTCACAAATTTTATCTACATATAAAGATAAAAAAGAACCTGTAAATACATTAAGACCTTTCGAATCAATCTTAATTAAAAAATAGGAGTAACAATGAGTTTTTTAAAATATGATATAAAAAACAAGACGGTTTCACAAATCAAATTTGACAAAAGTGTAACTGCTAAAACAGAAAGTATCTTTGCACTTGGTAATGGATACATGGGTATCAGAAGTGCAGATGAAGAAAAAACTTCATACAACAAAGAAGACTTCTTCGTTAATGGTATTTTCAACAAAGATACTAGAGAAGATGTTTCAGAATTAGCTAACTTAGCTGATTCAATGACAACACCAATTTACTTTGATAATATTGAGTTTACTGTATCGAAAAAAGATAAATACAACAAAACTTTACATATTAGAGAAGGTATCTTAAAAAGAACAGTTGAAGTAGAAAGAGAATCAGGGAAATTCGAATTATCATTTGAACGTTTTGTTTCAAATGATGATGCAAATGTTTATGCTCAAAGAATTCAAATTAAAGTTCTAGAAACAACAAATAAAGATGGTGTTACTGTTTTAGTTAAACCTGGAATCAATGGCCAAGTGACAAACAGTGGGACACAACACTTTGGAGAAGGTAAAAAGTCACGTCCTACTCAAACATCACTTCAAATGGATCAAACTACAACAATTTCTAGACGTTATGTAGTTCACAATATGGTTACAAATGTCACAGTTAATGGACAAGCAATTAAACCAGGGACAGATGATTATGTTGTAGAAATGAAACGTCGTTACATCGGTTTCAAAATTAAAGAAAAATTACAAGCTGGAGATGTATTACAAATTGACAAAATTATGTCTGTTCACACTTCAGTTGATGACAAAAAATTATTAAAACCAGAAGAAATAAAAGCTATTGCAGATCAAAAGCACCAATACTTATTAACAACAAATTATGATGATTTAAAAGAAGCTTCAATTAATCAAATGAACTTAAAGGTTTGAAACCAATTCTATGTTCACATTGAAGGAAATGAAGAATCAGAATATGATGCATTAGCACTTGATTTTGGTATTTTCCACTTAAATGGATTTGTGCCTAAAAACTCAACAAACATAAATGTTGGAGCTAAAGGACTTTCAGGTGAAGGATATCAAGGTCACACATACTGAGATACAGAATTCTTCATTAACCCAATTTACTTATTCAATAACCCTAAAGTTGTTAGAAACTTATTAACATATAGATATAAAGGTATTGAAGGGGCTAGAGCTAAAGCTAAAGAAATTAAAGAGCGTCAAGAAGAAAGCAACTTATTAGGAGCACAATATCCATGAGAAATGGCTTGACCAACAGAAGGTGAAGTTTGTGCTTACTGAGGACAAGCAGACGTTGTAACTGGAGAACAAGTTCCAATTGCTTCAAGACGTCAAGAAATTCACGTTTCAGCTGATGTTGCTTATGCTGTTAACCAATACTTCCAAATAACTCGTGATTACAAATTCATGGAAAAAATGGGTTATGAAATGATTATCGATACAGCTATTTTCTACTCAAACAGAGCGGAATTACAACCTGATGGAACATTTGAAATTAAAGATGTAATGGGGCCTAATGAATATAAAGGTAACATTGATAATAATGCTTACATCAATATGTTTGCAAAACACAATATTGATTTAGCTATCAAATACATTGATTACTTAAAAGATAAAAAACCATTAATTTGAAGTAATATTGAACAAAAAATTCCATACAAAATTAATTATTCAAAATTAAAATTAGTTTCAAAAAATCTTAAGCAACAATTACCAAACAAAGACTTCATTATTGCTGAAAATGATCAATTCTTATCATTACCAAAAGTAGACGTATTACCATTCCAAATGTTAGGTGATGCTGGTAAAAAATTATTTAATACAAAAGAAGGTCACATTAGACTTGGATCACAATTAGTTAAACAAGCTGACGTTGTTTTATTATTAAACATCCTTCCACACTTGTATACTAAAGAAATTAGAAAAGCTAACTTTAACTACTACGAACCAATTACAACACATGACTCTTCACTTTCACCTGCTACTTATGCAATTGAAGCTGCAAGACTTAAAATGATTGATAAAGCATATGATATTTTCAAATATGGTATTAACATCGACTTAGGTCCAGCAATGCATACATCAGATGCAGGAATTCATGCAGGTTCATTAGCCGCTATTTACCAAATGATTGTATTTGGTTTTGGTGGATTAGACTAACATAATAACAGATTACACATTGAACCTATGTTACCAAAAGGGTGAGATAAATTAACATACAGATTTAAATACCAAAATGGATACTTTGAAGTTGTAGTTAAAAAAGATAAATTTACAGTTCAATTACTTACAGAAGAAATCAAAAACTCATTATGAATTTGAGTAAATGAAAGAAAAGTTGAATTCAAAGATAACTCAGTATTAGAATTTGAGGTAAAAAATGATTAAAGGGTTTGTTTTTGATCTTGACGGAGTAATTACAGATACTGCTGTATTGCACTTTAAATCATGACAACAAAGAGTTAAAGATTTAGGAATCAACTATACTGAAGAAGACAATGAAAAACTTCGTGGTATTCCTAGATTAGAAACTTTAAAAGAAATTATTAAATTAAAAAAACCTGAATTAAATCTTCCCGAAGAAGAATTAATTAAAATTGCTGATGAGAAAAATGAAATTTACAAAAAACTTTTATCAACAGAAATCAACGAAAGTTCAATTTTACCAGGTGTACTTGATTTATTAAATGATGCTAAGGCTAATGGAATTAAACTTTCAATTGCTTCAAGTAGTTTTAATGGACCTACAATTCTTAAAAAATTAGGAATCATTGATATGTTTGATTTTATAGTATATCCAGGTGATGTTAAACAAGGAAAACCTGCTCCAGATATCTTTATTCAAGCCGCAAAAGGGGTCGGGTTAAAAACAACAGAATGTGTTGGTTTTGAAGACGCTCCCGCAGGTGTTAAAGGTATTAAAGATGCTAATATGCCCGCTATTGCTATAACACATAATTCTTCTGAAGACTTTAGTAATGCAGATCTTGTATTAACAAGTACATCAGAATTAGATTTTTATGAAATTATGAAAAAATTTAATTAAAATAAGGAGATTCATATTGAATCTCTTTTTTATATAATTTGCTGATTTTTTCATAATTTTAATTATTATTGAGTTTTTTACTTTCATCATTTAAAAGTAATAATATTTGTGTATAGAAAATTATCTAAATAATTGTGATTAAAGATTTAAAAGCAAGCCTTTTAAACAATTTGCACAAAAAACTTTAATGATTAGTATTTATCAAGTGCATTTTCTTCATGGAAGGGAATTAATTTAAATAATGATGGTAGTATT
This window contains:
- a CDS encoding aldehyde dehydrogenase family protein; translation: MNNSKNLQVFKIQKNDYLKNGEISVSQRIEILLKLKKILIDNQNEIENALFIDLGKSKNQAFYSELALVFSSLKHTIKNISKWTKKSKVKTPWFLKPSKSYIKYEAHGVVGIYSPWNYPIMLTFDPLIAAIAAGNRVMLKVSEYSVNTSDLIMKLINSNFEESLIYCSNNNQLEFETFNNLKFDFIFFTGSTHVGKIIAKRASENLIPCVLELGGKSPTIVFDDANIKNAAKMIAFGKYVNSGQTCVTHDFILVHENVADDLQKELKKEFEVLHSTSSNSKIISQKHFERLLNILPTNLLDKLNYNKEKLEISPIVFETNLNEQIMKEEIFGSFLPVIKFKNSEELKTILQDYQNPLALYIFTKSKKNLEIQNSFKSGSVIINDTISFLSNYNLPFGGVRTSGLGRYHGFDGFKAFSNQKSYFKSPSFMKPNPLVYGKESKKSKKILEWIFK
- a CDS encoding alpha-amylase family glycosyl hydrolase — encoded protein: MNLTRKTSDFFKDFDAKFAYKNSNFGASFLGKKINIKLWQPLAKKVEVLIFKKHSDSKPFSMFEMKKEKVINENKNETFIWTLELKASEFRNMFYQYAITQEDGTKTIALDPFAKSMAPFNWEGEEDRVGKGAFIDFSSTKVGKKPRDLKTKWNNSVDANIYEMHVRDFTSLLKDTSFHKKKASFKNLIDAGIFKYLKKLNITHLQLLPIHSAYTVNDLNKKIYKKSQGTGWTTNYNWGYDPHNYFTINGLYSSKPSDPYSRIKDLKEFVDEAHKNGIGIILDVVYNHMMTNSTYENVLPGYYYRDNAKVKPVIYAPLADERDMTKKIIIDSLKYFVEEFNVDGFRFDLSCFHHKETLDEVASTLRAIKPNVILHGEAWPFSDLEFTKSYIKGARGNDIKFGYFNDTLRDAIKGSEHEGYHKGLIHAYSEENFKKYVTSVVAGLKDFDFKDTPHSALPYDLYNNDVKVNLSYAACHDGMTLWDKVNIFADNKSFMQRIEMYRQALMMTILTQGRQFILAGTELLQSKPCDMSGEEGYKCQVSPFDDFNEKPDNNAYSPNSYKTTDYTNGIKWDHLDKKEVQNYVFDFLSDLNKFRQETEYLRLDTNEKVFSRVKFLFSDIKSGILIYSIANEANDKELLALHNFGNQNFKTDNYQGNLLFDSKIKSIKNVLQANSTQMIEREK
- a CDS encoding alpha-amylase family glycosyl hydrolase; translated protein: MKTVKLEDKVFYQIFPRSFYDSNNDGDGDLKGITKKLGYLKKLGINGIWLTPTYSTNFVDAGYDVLDYKSVWEQFGTLEDFKEMSAKAKKLGIDIIMDIVLNHVSNEHDWFKKATESRNNKEHNYFIWRDQLTEEEKKAQSIFGGSAWEFVPSVNRYYFHLFSKEQVDLNWEHPDTIAAMVDVINFWYDLGVRGFRLDAIKHVAKTFDEVDKNPYFAWNKGAVEFLKKFNELAFSDKPDAYTLGEASGITADELLKYGSGESKVSQNYFNFAWWWIGWGKQTGRNGYDANWNYKEFAYQQKPFQENEAIKPYMFTNFLSNHDTSRSISRWGDEGLFREEAAKTHALMLLILKGIPCLYYGEEIGMLNIKFNDRSEFRDVDIKNGFQGLVDDNPVYSEDEFIKYLNINSRDAGRGLMQWTKGKNGGFNKNRTPWIKNGRNKEEINVYAALKDKESIFYFYKNLIELRKNKFRDVLVEGTSKIDVDNNGVIIIERQYGDDHLVAYINATNKEINLQKGNGSQILSTYKDKKEPVNTLRPFESILIKK
- the pgmB gene encoding beta-phosphoglucomutase, which translates into the protein MIKGFVFDLDGVITDTAVLHFKSWQQRVKDLGINYTEEDNEKLRGIPRLETLKEIIKLKKPELNLPEEELIKIADEKNEIYKKLLSTEINESSILPGVLDLLNDAKANGIKLSIASSSFNGPTILKKLGIIDMFDFIVYPGDVKQGKPAPDIFIQAAKGVGLKTTECVGFEDAPAGVKGIKDANMPAIAITHNSSEDFSNADLVLTSTSELDFYEIMKKFN